A window of Massilia sp. NR 4-1 genomic DNA:
ACGCGGCGTGCCGCGCACGGTGGACATCGGCGTGGCGCGCAATCTGCCGCCCGAAGGCAGGCAGGCCAGACGCAGCCGTTCGCTCTTCCTGACGCGGCCGGAAGACGTGCAAGCCGTGTGGCAGACCATCGCCAGCAATTACGAGCTGGCGCAACTGCCCTACCCTTACTGATCCGGCTGGCGCAGCACCGGCGGCGGCGGCACGCCGGCATACAGAAAGCTGCCGCCGGCGCCGCCATGGCGCCGGCGGCCCGCGCTTATTCCGTGACCTGGGCTTCCACCAGCTGGGCCAGCAGGGTCAGCGACTCCTGCCAGCCCAGATAGCAGGCTTCGGCCGGGATCACATCGGGAATCCCCTCCTGCACCACGTTCAACTCCACGCCGCAGAAGACCTTGCGCAGGCTGATCGTGGTCTGCATTTCGCCCGGCAGATTGGGATCGTCGAACACGCCGGTATAGCGCAGCAGTTCGCCCGGCGACAACTCCAGATACTTGCCGCCGAAGGAGTGGGTGTGGCCGGTGGTGAAATTGGTGAAGGACATGCGGTAGCTGCCGCCGACCTTGGGTTCCTGCTGGTGCATCCTGGCGGTGAAGCCATGCGGCGGCAGCCATTTGCACAGGGCATCGGCGTCGAGGAAGGCGCGGTAGACGTGATCGGGACTGGTGCGCAGGACACGGTGCAGACGGATCGTGGTGCTCATAGTGGTCTCCTTGATGGGTGATGTGGCATCAGTATGCGCTCAGGCGGCCTGCTGCGGCACCATATAGGCCAGCTCCCACAGATGGCCGTCGAGATCCTCGAAACCATGCGAGTACATAAAGCCATAATCCTGCGGCGCGCGCGGCGCCTTGCCGCCGGCGGCCAGGGCTTTCTGCACCAGCTCATCCACCTCCTCGCGGCTTTCGCAGGACAGGCAGACGATCGCTTCCGTCGCCTCCTTGGCGCTGGCAATCGGCTTGCCGGTGAAGGTGCGGAAGAAGTCTTCCACCAGCAGCATGGTGTAGATGCTATTTTCCGCGATCACCATGCAAGCGGCATTCTGGTCGGTGAACTGGGGATTGAAGGTATAGCCCAGCGCCGCGAAGAATGCTTTCGATTTATCCAGATCCTTAACCGGCAGGTTGACGAAGATTTGCTTGTTCATATTGGCCTCTCTGAAGAGTCATGTGGGTGGGTTTTTCTGGCGTTTCGTCCGCCATTACTCCCACGACGCCCCAGCATCGCCGAAATCGACAAGCTTGCGAAAAAAATTTCAATATTTCTTGAACCAGGCCGGCGCCCTCCTCCCGCGCCAGCCCGCTGCGCAACAGGATGCTCAGGAAGCCTTGTAAGTCTTGTCCTGCTGATCCACCCAAGGCTGGAACAGGGCGACCGGCCAGTTCGGGTCCACATCCGAGATGCGGGACAGGCACTTCCACACGCCGTCACGCTTCTCAAAGGTATCGGTATAGATGCCGGTCGAGACGAAGCCTTGTTTCTCGGCCTTCCAGGTCACGATCCAGTTCCACTCAACGCTGGCGGAATTGCCGCTGCCTTCGATCACGAAAGTACCGAGCGCGTGGCGCATTTTCTCCAGCGGGAAAACGCTGTGGGCGTAATCATAAAGCTGCTTGAGGCCCGCCGGACCTTCGAACAGATTGGTGCGGATATCGTTGACCTTAAAGGTCGCCTCCGGCCAGTACAGGCTCACATACTTTTCCGCCGATTCCCGGCTGCCATCGTTATCGATATAGCGCTGATGCAGATTGAGCTGCTCGAAAATCTGGAAACGGTCTGCCACTGTCAACTGGTTCAACTGCTTGTTTTGCTCCGCCATGACTCATCCTTTATAAAGTGCGGTTGATGTACCGGCAGCAGAGTAAAGGAATTGCCTGGCCTGCATAAGCCAGCGGCGAGCGAATCCGCAGTTCGCTTTTTCCGAACAGTTCAATGCCCATGTAGGCAAATCACTATAATGGCGGCCATTTCTTTTGACTGGAATTCGGGTTCTTATGCGCAAGCTCGCAGCATCTCTTGTGACGATATTGGCCGTGGGAGCGGGCCTGTTCATCGCCGCTAACCACGTAAACATCAATCCCAAGCATTCAGTGGGCGAAGTTCTCGACTCCCACCGCAATGTGTCCGTCTTCTATAACGGCGCAATTGGCCACGTCTCGGAGAGAAATGTTGCGCCCGACGGCTATAACCTCGGTCTCAAATATCAATGCGTCGAGTTTGTGAAGCGCTATTACTACGAGCGCTTCCAGCACAGGATGCCGCAGGACCGCGGCCATGCAAAAGAGTTCTACAATCGGAAATTATCCAACGGCACATTGAACGCCGAACGTGGACTTATGCAGTTTGCCAACGGGGCAGGAGAAATGCCGGCCGAGGAAGACCTGTTGGTCTTCGGCCCCTGGCTCTTGAACCGCTTCGGCCACGTTGCCATCGTCAGCCAGGTTGGCCCCGACTATGTGGAAGTGATTCAGCAGAATCCTGGCCCCTTCGGCACCAGCCGCGAACGATATAAGCTGCTCATCGAGGACGGCCGGCCGCGCATCGATGCGCCCCGGTTGTCGGGATGGTTAAGAATGCCAATGTCGGCAGATCCGGCCAACGCACCTAAAACTGAATAGGCTGGCCATGCGCCGCCCGCAAGCGCGTCTGGGGTATTCTAGTGCCACCGATTGTTCTCATTGCCACTGATGCGACTTCTCATCCTCTCCGATCTGCACCGCGAATTCTGGACCCGGCATCAACTCGTCTTTGACACCGCAAGCAGTGCGCCCGACGCCGTTATCCTGGCGGGCGATATCGACATCAGCGGGGTGCGCGCGGTACAGTGGGCGGCGGATACCTTCCGCGGCATTCCTGTTATCTATGTCCATGGCAATCACGAAGGCTACGGCCACAATCTGGACAACGAGATCGAGAAGATCCGTGCAGCGAGCGCGGCCACGGAGAATGTAAAGTTCCTCAATTGCGAAGAGCACCGGATCGGCAACGTGCGCTTTCTGGGCGCTACCTTCTGGACCGACTTCAAGCTCTTTGGCGAAGAGCAGCGCTACTTCGCCATGACCCAGGCGCAATCCGTGATGACGGACTACCGCCGCATCCGCCTTGCCAATAAGGGCTACAGAACGCTGCGCGCTACGGATACCGCCCAGTTTCATGCAGCGCATAAGGCATGGCTGAGCGCGAAACTGGCGGAACCACATGCCGGGCCGAATATCGTCGTGACGCATATGGCGCCTTCGATGCGGTCCGTGCCGGAGCGATATGCGCATGACCTGGTTTCGTCAGCCTACGCCTCCAATGCCGACGAGTTGGCCGCCAAGGCCGACCTCTGGGTGCATGGCCATACGCACAGCTCCATGGACTACCGGATCGGCGCATGCCGGGTGGTCTGCAACCCCTTCGGCTATATGAACAAGGCGGGGGGAGCCGAGAACCTGGCGTTCGATCCAGGCCTCACCATCGATATTTCCTGAGCAGCGCTCAATTGAGCGTCATTCATACCGAGCTGCCACGCCAAGACCGCGGCGGCTCGGCCAATCGCATCAAGCGAACTTGCTGAAATCCGGCTTGCGCTTCTCGAAGAAGGCGGTGAAGGCTTCCTTCGCTTCGGGGGCCAGCAGCATTTCGCCGAACAGCTTGCTCTCGGCATCGATATGCGCGGCCAGGTTCATGCCGCGCGCGGGACGCATCAGGCGCTTGGTGGTGCGGATGGAGGCGGCGGGCAGGGCCACCAGCTTGGCGGCTTGGGCCTGGGCGTAGGCCAGCACTTCGGCGGCCGGCAGCACCTTGGACAGGATGCCCATCTCGTACGCTTCTTGCGCGCCGAAGGCTTCGCCCAGCATCAGCTTTTCGGCGGCGCGGGCATGGCCGGCGGCCAGCGGCAGCAGCATGCTGGAACCGAATTCGGGGCACAGGCCAAGCTGGCTGAATGGCACGGAGAATTTGGCGCTGTCGGCGGCGTACACCAGGTCGCAGTGCAGCAGCAGCGTGGTGCCGATGCCAATGGCGGCGCCGCTGACGGCGGCCACGATAGGCTTGCTGCTGCCGCTCAGGGCGCGCATGAACTGGAACACGGGACGGTCGGTGAAGGCTTCGCCGTCTTTCGGCTGCGCGGTTTTCAGGAAGTCGTCGAGGTCGTTGCCAGCGGTGAAAATCTCGGGTTTGCCGGCGATCAGAATGGCGCGCACTTCGGCGTCGCTTTCGGCCGCGTTGATGGTGTCGGCCAGGGTCTGGTACATGGCGGAGGTGATCGCGTTCTTGCGTTCCAGGCGGTTGAATTCCAGGGTCAGGATGCCGCCGGCCTTGCTGCTCAAAATATCCATATTGTCTCCATGTGGGAAGGGCGCCGGGTGTGAACCGCGGCGCCCTTTGTCGCGGCGGGCCAGGCGGCCCGCCCTCTCGTGTGGATGCGTTTTACACGCGTTCGATGATACCAGCTGCGCCCATGCCGGCGCCCACGCACATCGTCACCATGCCGTATTTCAGGCTGTTGCGGCGCAGGGCGTGCACCACGGTGGCGGCGCGGATGGCGCCCGTTGCGCCCAGCGGGTGGCCCAGGGCGATCGCGCCGCCCAGCGGGTTCACTTTGCTGGTGTCAAGGTTCAGGTCGCGGATCACGGCCAGCGCCTGCGCGGCGAAGGCTTCATTCAGCTCGATCCAGTCCAGCTGGTCCTGGGTGATGCCGGCGGCGGCGCAAGCGGCTGGAATCGCCACTTTCGGGCCGATGCCCATGATTTCCGGCGGCACGCCGCGCACGGCGAAGGAGGAGAACTTGGCCAGCGGGGTCAGGTTGTGCTCTTTCAGGATTTTTTCGCTGACCACGATCAGGGCGCCAGCGCCGTCCGACATCTGCGAGGAGGTGGCGGCGGTCACGGTGCCCTTGTTGGCGAAGACCGGCTTCAGCTTGGCCATCGATTCCATCGAGGCGTCGGCGCGCGGGCCTTCGTCGGCGTCCACGGTGCGCTTGCCGACCTTGATTTCGCCGGATTTCAGGTCAGGCGTGCGGGTGGTGATTTCGACCGGGGTGATCTCGTCCTTGAACAGGCCGGCCTGCTGGGCGGCGATGGCTTTGCGGTGCGATTCCAGGCCGAAGGCGTCCTGGTCTTCGCGCGACACTTTCCATTGCTGCGCCACTTTTTCGGCGGTCAGGCCCATGCCGTAGGCCAGGCCCACGTTCTCGTCCTTGAAGGTGTCCATATTGATCGATGGGTGGTGGCCCATCATCGGCACCATGGACATCGATTCCACGCCGCCGGCGATCATCACGTCGGCTTCGCCCACGCGGATGCGGTCGGCCGCCATGGCCAGGGCGGTGATGCCCGATGCGCAGTAGCGGTTGACGGTGACGCCGCCCACGGTGTTCGGCAGGCCTGCCAGCACCACGGAGTTACGCGCGATATTGAAGCCTTGTTCCGCTTCCGGGAAGGAGCAGCCGATGATGGCGTCGATGATCAGGGCCGGGTCCAGGTTCGGCACGGCGGCCATGGCGCCCTTGATGGCGTGCACCAGCAGATCGTCCGGGCGGGTCTTGTTGAACATGCCGCGCGGCGCCTTGCCGATCGGGGTACGGGTCGCGGCGACGATGTATGCTTCTTGAAGTTGTTTGCTCATTTTGTGCTTTCGAATATTTGGTGATCGATTAGCGTTTCGCGGACAGATACCAGTCCACCTGCACTTGTGCGGCCAGCGTGCCTTCGGCGTCGAACACATCGACGTTGACCGGGAAGGCCACCTTGCCCTGTTCTTTCAGCTCGGCCTTGAGCGCCGCCAGATCGCCCGGCACCCGGCCGCTGGCGCGGGTAGCGCCCTTGGCGACCTTCTGGTACTGGATGCGCGATTCCTTGGCGACCGGGCGCAGTTCCATGATCAGGTCGGCGAAGCCGCCTGCCATGGCTGCGCCGGACGCAGTTTCGGCCAGCGTGAACAAAGCGCCTGCGTGCTGCGTGCCGAGATGGTTATGCAGCTTGGGATCGTCCGGCAGCACGACTTCGGCCGTGCCGGCGCCGATGCTCTCGATGCGGATGCCCAGCAGGCGCACGAAGGGCAGCGATTCCGTCATATGCTGCTTGATGCGTTCATAAACCATGCTCGGTTTCACTTTCAACAGGACTTTAAATGCCAGCGACAGGAAGGACATGAGCCAGGCTTAGTTGCGCACCGGCTTACCGGTTTGCAGCATGCCCATGATGCGCTCTTGCGTCTTCGGATGGTTCAGCAGTTCCAGGAAGGCCTTGCGTTCCATATCCAGCAGCCACTGTTCGCTCACCACACTGCCCTGATCGATGTCGCCACCGCTCACGATCTCGGCGATCATGTCGCCCAGCTTGTAGTCGTGGGCGGAGATGAAGCCGCCGTCGCGCATATTCACCAGCTGGCCGCGGATGGTGGCCCAGCCGTAGCGGCCGGTCACCGTCACCGGACGCTGGATCGGTGCGCGGTAGCCCGCGTCGAACATGGAGCGCGCGGTCACTTTGGCCACGTGCAGCAGTTCATACGGGTTGAACACGATCACGTCGTCTTCTTTCAGGTAACCCATGGCGCGTGCTTCCAGAGCCGATTTCGCCACGTTCGCGGTTGCCGCGTTGGTGAAGCCGGTTTTCAGGAATTGCAGGATGTCGTTGCCCTTGGCTTCTTTTGCTGCGCGAACCGCCGCCTCTTTCAGGCCGCCGCCGGCAGGGATCAGGCCCACGCCCACTTCCACCAGGCCGATATACGATTCGATCGAAGCCACGCGCTTGGATGCGTGCAGCGCCATTTCGCAGCCGCCGCCCAGCGCCAGGCCAGCCACCGCGGCCACCACCGGCACGTTGGAATACTTCATGGCCATGAAGGTATCCTGCAGTTCACGGATGATCGGATCGACCGCTTTCGCGCCGCCGGCCATGAAGGCTGGCAGGGCCGATTGCAGGTCGGCGCCGGCCGAGAAGGCGCCGCCTTCGGCTGCGTCGGTATTCCAGATCACCAGGCCCTTGAAGTTCTTCTCGGCTTCGGCCAGGCCGCGCTGCAGGCCTTTGATGACGCCGTCGCCGATCACGTGCATCTTGGTTTTCAGCGAGATCACCAGCACTTCGTCGCCGGAGTGCCACAGGCGCACGGAGTCGTCTTCGAAGACGGTGGTGCCTGCGGTCTTGGCGTCGCCGCCGCCGCTGCCGAACACCGGCGCGCGGAATTCCTGGCGCTGGTACACGGCCAGGTCGGAACGCGGCACGAAGGATTTGGAGATGGCGGAGTAGGAGCCTTCAGGGGTGTGCACGCCCTTCTCTGCCACCTGGCCTTCGAACACCCAGGCTGGCAGCGGTGCGTTGCACAGCGCCTTGCCTTCTTCGATATCCTGTTTCACCCACTCGGCGATCTGGTTCCAGCCGGCCGCTTGCCAGGTTTCGAACGGACCAACGCTCCAGCCGAAGCCCCAGCGCATGGCGAAGTCGATGTCGCGCGCGTTGTCGGCGATCGATTCCAGGTGGTAGGCGATGTAGTGGAAGGCGTCGCGGAAGATCGCCCACAGGAACTGGCCTTGCGGGTTGGTCGATTCGCGCAGGGCCTTGAATTTCTTGACCGGGTCTTTTTCTTTCAGGATGCGGCCGATGATGTCGGCTGCTTTCGCGCCGCCCGCCACGTATTCACCGGAAGCGAAGTCCAGGCGCTGGATTTCCTTGCCCACTTTCTTGTAGAAGCCGGCGCCGGTTTTCTGGCCCAGGGCGCCGCCCTCGATCAGCTTGGCCAGCACGGCCGGGGTCTTGTAGACGCCGAAGAAAGGATCGTCCGCCAGGTTGTCCTGCATGGTCTTGATCACATGGCCCATGGTATCCAGGCCCACCACGTCGGCGGTACGGAAGGTACCAGACTTGGCGCGGCCCAGTTTGGCGCCGGTCAGATCGTCCACCACGTCCACGGACAGGCCGAATTTTTCGGCTTCATGGATGGTGGCCAGCATGCCGAAGATGCCCACGCGGTTGGCGATGAAGTTCGGGGTGTCTTTCGCGCGCACCACGCCCTTGCCCAGCACCGAGGTCAGGAAGGTTTCCAGCTGGTCCAGGATTTCCGGCTTGGTGGCGGCGGTCGGGATCAGTTCCACCAGGTGCATATAGCGCGGTGGGTTGAAGAAGTGCACGCCGCAGAAGCGCGCCTTCAGTTCCGCGTCGAAGCCGTCGGCCAGCTTGTTGATCGACAGGCCCGAGGTGTTGGAGGCGAAGATGGCGTTTGGCGCGATGTGCGGAGCGACTTTCTTGTACAGGTCATGCTTCCAGTCCATGCGCTCGGCGATCGCTTCGATGATCAGATCGCAGCCGGCCAGCAGGTCCAGATTGTCTTCGTAGTTGGCGACCTGGATCAGTTCAGCGTCGGCCTTGTCGCCGAAAGGCGCAGGCGACAGCTTTTTCAGGTTCTCGATGGCGCGCAGCACGATGCCGTTCTTCGGCGTACCTTCTTTTCCCGGCAGATCAAACAGCACGACCGGCACTTTGGCGTTGACGCAGTGGGCGGCGATCTGCGCGCCCATCACGCCGGCGCCCAGCACGGCTACTTTTTTCACGGTGAAGTTAGTCATGTTTATCCTCTAGGTTCTTAGAACAGATCAGCGTCGAGTGCCATCAGGCTGGCGGCGCCCGAACGTGCCTGGCGAATCAAGGTTGCGGTTTCAGGTTGCAGACGAGCGAAGTAGAAGCGCGCGGTCGCCAGCTTGGCTTTGTAGAAGTTGTCGCCCGAGCCTTCTTTTTCCAGTGCGATCTTGGCCATTTGCGCGAAGAAGTAGCTGTACACCAGATGGCCTACAACGCGCAGGTAAGGCACGGCGGCGGCGCCCACTTCGTCCTGGCTCTGGAAGGCTTTCATGCCGATTTCCATGGTCAGCTTGGTGACTTTTTCGCCCAGGTCGCCCAGCGGGGTGATGAACTCGGACAGCGCTTCGTCGGTGCCGTTGTCTTCCACGAAAGCGCGGATCTTCTCGCCGAACTTGCGCAGCTTGGCGCCGTTGTCCATCAGGATCTTGCGGCCCAGCAGGTCCAGCGACTGGATGGTGTTGGTGCCTTCGTAAATCAGGTTGATGCGGGCGTCGCGCACATACTGCTCCATGCCCCACTCGGAGATGTAGCCGTGACCGCCGTACACCTGCATCGCTTCCGAGGTCGCCACCCAGGCGTTGTCGGTGATGAAGGCCTTGATGATCGGGGTCAGCAGCGCCACTTCGTCGGCGGCTTCCTTGCGCACTTCTTCGTCAGGGTGGTGCAGTTCGCGGTCGATCTGCAGTGCCACGTAGGACGAGAAGGCGCGCGCGCCTTCGGCGTAGGCTTTGGCGGTCAGCAGCATGCGGCGCACGTCTGGGTGCACGATGATCGGGTCGGCCGCTTTTTCCGGTGCTTTCACGCCGGACAGGCTGCGCATCTGCAGACGGTCCTTGGCGTACACCAGGGCGTTCTGGTAGGCGATTTCGGTCAGGCCCAGGGACTGCATGCCGACGCCCAGGCGGGCGGCGTTCATGAACACGAACATGGCGTTCAGGCCTTTGTTCGGCTGGCCGATGATCCAGCCCTTGGCGCCGTCCAGGTTCATCTGGCAGGTCGAGTTGCCGTGGATGCCCATCTTCTCTTCGATGGCGCCGCAGGTGATCGGGTTGCGTTCGCCGATGCCGCCGTCGGCGGTCGGCAGGTATTTCGGCACCAGGAACAGGGAGATGCCTTTCGAGCCTTCCGGCGCGTCCGGCACGCGGGCCAGCACCAGGTGCAGGATGTTCTCGGACATATCGTGCTCGCCGGCCGAGATGAAGATCTTGTTGCCGGTGATGGTCCAGGAGCCGTCGGCTTCAGGGATGGCTTTCGAACGCAGCAGGCCCAGGTCGGTGCCGCAGTGCGGTTCGGTCAGGCACATGGTGCCGGTCCATTCGCCGGACACCAGTTTCGGCAGATAGGTTTTTTTCTGTTCGTCGGTGCCGTGCTCCAGCAGGCACTCGTAGGCGCCGTGCGACAGGCCTGGGTACATGGACCAGGCCTGGTTGGAGGAGTTCAGCATCTCGTAGAAGGAGTTGTTCAGAACGATGGGCAGACCCTGGCCGCCATATTCCGGATCGCAAGCCAGCGCAGCCCAGCCGCCTTCCACGTATTGTTTGTAAGCTTCTTTAAAGCCTTTGGGAGTGGTCACGGTTTTCGCGACCGGATCATGGTGGCAGCCTTCGCGGTCGCCCGAGTGGTTCAGCGGGAACAGCACTTCGGACGTGAACTTCGCGCCCTCTTCCAGCACCTGGTTGATGATGTCGGCGTCGGTTTCCGCGTGGGCCGGCAGTTCCTTGAGCTGTTCTTCCACTTTCAGGAACTCATGCAGAACGAATTGCATATCCCGGATTGGCGCGACGTATTGACCCATGATTTATCTCCTGACGGCTAAATAATTAAGATTGGTGACATGCTGCGCGGGGCGCAGCCTTAAGCTTTATAGTTCTCGATCAAGCGTTCGAAACCGACGCTGGCGCGTTCCAGGCTGCCCGGAATGCGCAGGAAGCGCGCATCGTGGTGCAGGGCCAGGATCAGGCCATACATCTCGTAGACCAGCTGCTGGGCATCCGTATCGGCTTTCAGGTGGCCGCATTCGGTCGCCTGGTGGGCGCAGCGCAGCAAGGCGCCCTGCCAGGCCGCCACCATCGACACCAGCTCCTCGCGGATCGGTCCCGGGCGGTCGTCGTATTCGACGGCGCCACTGATATAGATGCAGCCCGACGCGATCTCGACGCTGACGCGCTTGACCCAGCGCGCGAACATGGCGCGCAGACGCGGCAGGCCGCGCGGCTCCTTGACGCTGGGATAGAACACTTCCTGCTCGAAACGGCGGTGGTACAGCTTCACAACTTCCAGCTGCAAGTCTTCACGCGAACCGAAATGCGCGAATACTCCCGATTTGCTCATGTTCATGCGGTCGGCGAGCAAACCGATGGTCAGGCCTTCCAGCCCATCACGGCTGGCCAGGTCCAGCGCCACATCCAAAATGGCAGCGCGAGTCATTTCGCCCTTGCGCATAAATTTTGTCGAAGTATTAATAAGAATGGCACTCACTTTTAAATCCGTATCAGGAGAAAAACCTATTCTCGCTCTGCGGATTTGCTTCGTGTGAAAAGAATTGCGAACGCTCGTACTATTATCCAGTGGGGGATAAATGTCAAACGGGATTGTTAGAGTCGGCGTTCTATTGATGCGTTGCAGCAATACGCCTGGTGATGTCACTCGTCGCCGGTGGCGCGGTCCCACTGGCGGCGGTCGCGTTTGGTGGGGCGGCCCTTGAAATCGGCGCCCGGTTCGCGGAAGAGTTGACGCCTTTCCTGCTCGGCGAGGCGGCGCGCGATGGAGGCGGCGCTTTCCTCGTACAAGGTGCGGGCGATGGGCGCCGCTTCACGCTTGCCGGACAGGCCCAGCACCAGCACTTGCCACTCGTCCGAACCGTTATCGATGTCCAGCTTGTCGCCCGGCTTGACGTTGCGCGCCGGTTTCACGCGCTCGCCGCCCAGCTTGACCTTGCCCTTGTCGATGGCTTCGCAAGCCAGGCTGCGCGTTTTGAAGAAGCGCGCCGCCCACAGCCATTTGTCGATCCGGATATTCTCGTTCAAGCGTATTTCCC
This region includes:
- a CDS encoding acetyl-CoA C-acyltransferase, which codes for MSKQLQEAYIVAATRTPIGKAPRGMFNKTRPDDLLVHAIKGAMAAVPNLDPALIIDAIIGCSFPEAEQGFNIARNSVVLAGLPNTVGGVTVNRYCASGITALAMAADRIRVGEADVMIAGGVESMSMVPMMGHHPSINMDTFKDENVGLAYGMGLTAEKVAQQWKVSREDQDAFGLESHRKAIAAQQAGLFKDEITPVEITTRTPDLKSGEIKVGKRTVDADEGPRADASMESMAKLKPVFANKGTVTAATSSQMSDGAGALIVVSEKILKEHNLTPLAKFSSFAVRGVPPEIMGIGPKVAIPAACAAAGITQDQLDWIELNEAFAAQALAVIRDLNLDTSKVNPLGGAIALGHPLGATGAIRAATVVHALRRNSLKYGMVTMCVGAGMGAAGIIERV
- a CDS encoding enoyl-CoA hydratase; protein product: MDILSSKAGGILTLEFNRLERKNAITSAMYQTLADTINAAESDAEVRAILIAGKPEIFTAGNDLDDFLKTAQPKDGEAFTDRPVFQFMRALSGSSKPIVAAVSGAAIGIGTTLLLHCDLVYAADSAKFSVPFSQLGLCPEFGSSMLLPLAAGHARAAEKLMLGEAFGAQEAYEMGILSKVLPAAEVLAYAQAQAAKLVALPAASIRTTKRLMRPARGMNLAAHIDAESKLFGEMLLAPEAKEAFTAFFEKRKPDFSKFA
- a CDS encoding YiiD C-terminal domain-containing protein; translated protein: MSFLSLAFKVLLKVKPSMVYERIKQHMTESLPFVRLLGIRIESIGAGTAEVVLPDDPKLHNHLGTQHAGALFTLAETASGAAMAGGFADLIMELRPVAKESRIQYQKVAKGATRASGRVPGDLAALKAELKEQGKVAFPVNVDVFDAEGTLAAQVQVDWYLSAKR
- a CDS encoding acyl-CoA dehydrogenase C-terminal domain-containing protein translates to MGQYVAPIRDMQFVLHEFLKVEEQLKELPAHAETDADIINQVLEEGAKFTSEVLFPLNHSGDREGCHHDPVAKTVTTPKGFKEAYKQYVEGGWAALACDPEYGGQGLPIVLNNSFYEMLNSSNQAWSMYPGLSHGAYECLLEHGTDEQKKTYLPKLVSGEWTGTMCLTEPHCGTDLGLLRSKAIPEADGSWTITGNKIFISAGEHDMSENILHLVLARVPDAPEGSKGISLFLVPKYLPTADGGIGERNPITCGAIEEKMGIHGNSTCQMNLDGAKGWIIGQPNKGLNAMFVFMNAARLGVGMQSLGLTEIAYQNALVYAKDRLQMRSLSGVKAPEKAADPIIVHPDVRRMLLTAKAYAEGARAFSSYVALQIDRELHHPDEEVRKEAADEVALLTPIIKAFITDNAWVATSEAMQVYGGHGYISEWGMEQYVRDARINLIYEGTNTIQSLDLLGRKILMDNGAKLRKFGEKIRAFVEDNGTDEALSEFITPLGDLGEKVTKLTMEIGMKAFQSQDEVGAAAVPYLRVVGHLVYSYFFAQMAKIALEKEGSGDNFYKAKLATARFYFARLQPETATLIRQARSGAASLMALDADLF
- a CDS encoding metallophosphoesterase, translated to MRLLILSDLHREFWTRHQLVFDTASSAPDAVILAGDIDISGVRAVQWAADTFRGIPVIYVHGNHEGYGHNLDNEIEKIRAASAATENVKFLNCEEHRIGNVRFLGATFWTDFKLFGEEQRYFAMTQAQSVMTDYRRIRLANKGYRTLRATDTAQFHAAHKAWLSAKLAEPHAGPNIVVTHMAPSMRSVPERYAHDLVSSAYASNADELAAKADLWVHGHTHSSMDYRIGACRVVCNPFGYMNKAGGAENLAFDPGLTIDIS
- a CDS encoding VOC family protein; the encoded protein is MNKQIFVNLPVKDLDKSKAFFAALGYTFNPQFTDQNAACMVIAENSIYTMLLVEDFFRTFTGKPIASAKEATEAIVCLSCESREEVDELVQKALAAGGKAPRAPQDYGFMYSHGFEDLDGHLWELAYMVPQQAA
- a CDS encoding CHAP domain-containing protein: MRKLAASLVTILAVGAGLFIAANHVNINPKHSVGEVLDSHRNVSVFYNGAIGHVSERNVAPDGYNLGLKYQCVEFVKRYYYERFQHRMPQDRGHAKEFYNRKLSNGTLNAERGLMQFANGAGEMPAEEDLLVFGPWLLNRFGHVAIVSQVGPDYVEVIQQNPGPFGTSRERYKLLIEDGRPRIDAPRLSGWLRMPMSADPANAPKTE
- a CDS encoding RNA-binding S4 domain-containing protein, translating into MNENIRIDKWLWAARFFKTRSLACEAIDKGKVKLGGERVKPARNVKPGDKLDIDNGSDEWQVLVLGLSGKREAAPIARTLYEESAASIARRLAEQERRQLFREPGADFKGRPTKRDRRQWDRATGDE
- a CDS encoding nuclear transport factor 2 family protein; this encodes MAEQNKQLNQLTVADRFQIFEQLNLHQRYIDNDGSRESAEKYVSLYWPEATFKVNDIRTNLFEGPAGLKQLYDYAHSVFPLEKMRHALGTFVIEGSGNSASVEWNWIVTWKAEKQGFVSTGIYTDTFEKRDGVWKCLSRISDVDPNWPVALFQPWVDQQDKTYKAS
- a CDS encoding TetR/AcrR family transcriptional regulator, translated to MRKGEMTRAAILDVALDLASRDGLEGLTIGLLADRMNMSKSGVFAHFGSREDLQLEVVKLYHRRFEQEVFYPSVKEPRGLPRLRAMFARWVKRVSVEIASGCIYISGAVEYDDRPGPIREELVSMVAAWQGALLRCAHQATECGHLKADTDAQQLVYEMYGLILALHHDARFLRIPGSLERASVGFERLIENYKA
- a CDS encoding SRPBCC family protein gives rise to the protein MSTTIRLHRVLRTSPDHVYRAFLDADALCKWLPPHGFTARMHQQEPKVGGSYRMSFTNFTTGHTHSFGGKYLELSPGELLRYTGVFDDPNLPGEMQTTISLRKVFCGVELNVVQEGIPDVIPAEACYLGWQESLTLLAQLVEAQVTE
- a CDS encoding 3-hydroxyacyl-CoA dehydrogenase/enoyl-CoA hydratase family protein, which codes for MTNFTVKKVAVLGAGVMGAQIAAHCVNAKVPVVLFDLPGKEGTPKNGIVLRAIENLKKLSPAPFGDKADAELIQVANYEDNLDLLAGCDLIIEAIAERMDWKHDLYKKVAPHIAPNAIFASNTSGLSINKLADGFDAELKARFCGVHFFNPPRYMHLVELIPTAATKPEILDQLETFLTSVLGKGVVRAKDTPNFIANRVGIFGMLATIHEAEKFGLSVDVVDDLTGAKLGRAKSGTFRTADVVGLDTMGHVIKTMQDNLADDPFFGVYKTPAVLAKLIEGGALGQKTGAGFYKKVGKEIQRLDFASGEYVAGGAKAADIIGRILKEKDPVKKFKALRESTNPQGQFLWAIFRDAFHYIAYHLESIADNARDIDFAMRWGFGWSVGPFETWQAAGWNQIAEWVKQDIEEGKALCNAPLPAWVFEGQVAEKGVHTPEGSYSAISKSFVPRSDLAVYQRQEFRAPVFGSGGGDAKTAGTTVFEDDSVRLWHSGDEVLVISLKTKMHVIGDGVIKGLQRGLAEAEKNFKGLVIWNTDAAEGGAFSAGADLQSALPAFMAGGAKAVDPIIRELQDTFMAMKYSNVPVVAAVAGLALGGGCEMALHASKRVASIESYIGLVEVGVGLIPAGGGLKEAAVRAAKEAKGNDILQFLKTGFTNAATANVAKSALEARAMGYLKEDDVIVFNPYELLHVAKVTARSMFDAGYRAPIQRPVTVTGRYGWATIRGQLVNMRDGGFISAHDYKLGDMIAEIVSGGDIDQGSVVSEQWLLDMERKAFLELLNHPKTQERIMGMLQTGKPVRN